The genomic window agattttatgattgccatttaatcaggaactagaacatgtatagaaagacatgtaagccacttaagacttaccttaaaagatgttccttagccaaagtgaaattataatcatatttgaaacctggttattggaacttgccatttttagatgctatgggacaaTTAAGTGActcttcttctgagtctaactccaggtatgggaagcaagaaaggcaatctgagcctccaatacatgatgccaataatctgatgagatgctggtatgaactgcataggtgatctcaagggaagggtgggagagcagctgttcagcatgggctgaggtgggattctcctgactcaatttccctactgacacctggcagactttaagcctgactgaatgcaagtggataatctaatcctaccTGGGGTTGACATGAacttggggagatattgtatccctgcaatgtccttactactggtggcaatttcctaaagtcaaaaggtttgtgaacttaataccagatctattcaattatagattatgggtaggggaacatccaaggttaagtataaaattaagctattaggcataggattttagaccaacaatatTAAGTCAGAGTCGTTTAATTTTTAGTAATTctatggagacaattaggtcaacagtttgtgaagttagcaacataaatattatctgtgtctcagctggttaatgttaaaaaaaagaaaagaaaagaaaaaacctcttttgtggtccatattggaaatgctttaaaaagatgtatcacctgaccaaaagtttgaattgctttatctgttataaactgtgttaaaaataaaaaaaaaaaaggatccatCAAAccaaatctaaagaatgaaaagatagaagaaaatgaaaaatatctaattggaaaaacaactaacctggaaaatagatccaggagagaaagtttaagaatttttggcttgccagaaagccatgatgaaaaacagagtctggacaatatcttccaggaaatcatcaaggaaaactgcccagaagtgctagatccagagggcaaaatagtcgtgaaaagaatccaccactcacctcccaaaagggatcccaaactcaataccccaagaaatatcattaccaaatttcagaactgtgaagtgaaggagaaaatactacaggcagccaaaaagaaacaattcaaatatcaaggagttacagtcaggatcacacaggaccttgcagcttctacattaaaagatagaaggaattggaatccaatattccataaagaaaggagttgggactacaaccaaggatcaactacccagcaaagctcAGCATAACATTTCTGGCAAGGAGATAGTCATTcaacgaagtaagggatttccaaaccttcctgacaaaaacaccagaacttaatagacaattcgatcttcaaatgcaggtctcaagagaggcataaaaaggtaaatggggtgggggtgggggggaacttgttactcaatttgggcaaactgtttatctccctataagggaagatgattccTGTTAATCTTGATAAATGTGCCtctgttatgaaatataaaaggaatatacttaAAGGGAACGggtacaaagtaaatgatgtcatgttaaaaatatgatttaagtatgtgaagggactgtaacaggaggtgtgaaaaggaggaagcagaaaatggtaaattatatcataggaagaagtacaaaattataatagaggaaaagaggggagggagatgagcattgtacAAGAGGTATTCTCATCtaatttgtttcaaggagggaacaataaacttaagtagataatcctaattagctctataggtaataggagggaaaaggtgaagaaaggggagggaagctaaaagggagggaagaagcaataaggtTAAAGGGAAGTAAAAGTGAAGGggattaaaagaaggaagggaaggctgcaggaggaggaggtaaaaaatgaatactattgaggaggggaagagagacggaagagctaaaagcacaaatagtgggaaagagaatggagggaaatgcaaaattgtaatcataactgtgaatgtgaatggattgaactctcccataaaatggagatggataacagaatggattcaaagttataatccaacaatatgttgtttacaagaaacacatttgaaacggggggatacacacagaataaagatCAAAGGTTGAAGAAGAATGTATTGTGCTACAGCTGATGCAAGGAAAGCagaagtagcaatcctaatcttaaacaaaacaaaagcagaaatagatttaatcaaaagagataaggatggaaactataggtaccatagacaatgatgcaatgtcattactaaacacttatgctccaagtagtatagtatccagattcttagaggagaggttgggggagttgaaggaagaaattgacagcaaaactgtactaataggggacctcaacttccccctctctgaactagataaatctaacctcagattaaacaagaaaggagttaaggaggtaaataaaactctggataaggtacatatgatagatctctggggaaaaatgaatgggaatagaagagaatatacctttttctcacatggcacatatacaaaaattgaccatgtactaggacattctttcacaacatgagtttttttggaagtcttctgcataactacccatgtataacctataatgaATTTCTTGCTTtatcagtgggaatgggtgggaagggaagaaaggagagaagttggaactcaaagttttaaaagcaaatgttaaaaattgtttttacatgcaactgggaaataagaaatacagataatgaggtACAGagatttatcttgtcctacaagaaaatagaggagatggggataaggaagggaagggtgtgatagaagggggagcagattggggaaagggataatcagaatgcaaggtatcttggggtggggacaagggagagactgggagaaaatttggaacttaaaattttgtggaaatgatcattgaaaaccaaaaacaaataaataataataaatgtttacatacaattaagaaaatatctttttgaaaaaaatagagaaggagaGAACACTTTCTGGAGAAGGAGAGAACACTTTCTGGTGAAGGAGATCTGTGAAGATGtttgggggaaaatgagacatttaaCTTCAACCtgatttgagaaaggaaagactaatttagaaaagcagagatgaagagaaagtgaATTCCAGGCATTTGAAAATATCAGAATGAATTTATATAATTAGAGTAACCATACTCTCAAAGATGAAAGACATCATAGCATCATTAATATATAACTGAaaaaacctcagaaatcatctagttcaacactctcattttatagctgaggaaactgagattcagggagatgaaaggatttgctcaaagtcacgcAAGTATTAAAGTAGAAGGTCTAGgatttgcatgtatatattttgGCTCCAGTACTTTTTGCCCAGATATTCATGAAgtgtaaaaataatagctaatattgatATAGCTCTCTTTTagatttaaaaagtactttacatatttattttctcacTAGATTTTCACATTGATCCTGTGAGAAGGAcaatattatcatcctcatttgacCTATGAGGATGCTGAATTTGACTAAGGTTGAATgaattgtctagggtcacacaactaataaatatctgaagtaTCATTCAAACTCAggctttcctaactccagggtcaATGGTCTCTCCATTATGCCACCTTACTACCTTTACACAAAACCAGCAGCACAGATTGGTTGAAAAGTAGAATGTACATAAAGGGATGAtggaaaacataaataaaagcaTATTATTTTAGATAGTGAAATTGCAAAGAACTTTAAGCTTGAAGGTaagtaatttgttttttattttcccgTATGTCATAAGGATCTTCTAAAATGTTTTCTTGGAAAATGGTATGATTAAAGTCTGGACTTTAGGAGAGTTATGTATAAAGAATAGATTgccaggagaagggaggaagacatTAGAAGCAAAAAGAATAAATCATGGGGATATGACCTGGGATGTATGATTTgagtgaagagaagaaaaatggtgtgagagatattgtggaaTAAAAATAGACAGAATTTGGCTAGCAATTGATTCAATGTGAACAAATGATAAGAGGGCAAAGATAGATAAGTTTATGGTGACTGAGAGGGTGTTGTGTGGCCCAAAACTGAAATAAGGAAGTTGAGAGTACAACAAGGATGTGATGAGGATCAAAGTGGTCACAGACACCCATTCTAGTTCTGGGATTCTGagtaaaaattattatattaatcCAATAACTAAGGCTCAAAGAACCTAAATTACCTTTTACATGATATTTTTATGCTGgaatttcaaaaatataattacAACCAAGTCGTGTGAACAAAttacaattatttatttaataaatggaaACATTTTCTTGAGGGCTCTTTTGAAATCCTTATTGCGTAGAGTATAAATGAGAGGGTTTAAAGTGGGGCTGATAGTGGTGTATAGGACAGCAACTACTTTGCCATTATCCATGGAGGACCCAGAGCCAGggagaatgtatgtgtatataactgTGGTATAATATATAGTGACCACAATGAGGTGAGAGGAACAAGTAGAGAAGGCTTTCTTCTTGCCCTCTGTGGTGCGGATCTTCAGGATGCTGGAAATGATGAAGCCATAGGATGCCATAGTGAGCATAAAATTAAACACCCCAAAGTATATATCTGCAATGACTATCATGATATTGTTCAGGTATGTGGAGGTGCAGGAGAGCAGTAGCAAAGTGGGGATTTCACACAGAAAGTGTTTAATTTGATTTGGACCACAGAAGATTAACTGTATCATAAGGCCAGTGTGTACTGATGAGCTGATGGTACTAACAGCCCACACACTACCAGCTAGGAGGATACAAACCATTCTACTCATCATGGTAGTATAATGGAGGGGGTGGCAGATGGCCACATACCTGTCATAAGCCATCGCTGTGAAAAGCAGGAGTTCAGCACCCAAAAACCATgtaaggaaaaacaactgagttaTACACCCAGCATAGGAGATGGATTTTTTGTCTGCAAGGTTCTCCAGCAATTTGGGCAGAACTGTGGTTGTGCAGCCAATATCTAAGATGGCCAGGTTGgcaaggaaaaaatacatgggaGTGTGAAGACCTGAATCTAGGCTGATGGCCACCACAATGAGAGCATTGCCTGCTAGGGCCATGAtataaaggaagaagaagatgaaaaaaagggCAGTCTGAAGTGGAGATGTCTCAGAGAAACCCTGCAGGATAAACTCAGTCACCATTGTTTGATTGTTCACTTCCATTCGACCAGACGATGCCTCCTAGATCTGCCAGTGGATGTCTTCCAAAGGACAGGCTTCCTCATGTGATAATAAACATATCTGCCGAACTTCAGcagaaacaaatatacatatttacattaAAATTCAAAAAACTCTTTCGGGTAGAAATAAATAGGTTTTAGTTCATATTACAAAATTAGAATTGTTACTAAGTGGTGAAAACACATATTGAAAATAACAACATTAGCAGTTTCTCCAAATGAGATTAATGTAAAATTCAAACCCTAGTCAATTCCTTCTACCTGTGATATCAATTCCCTAACATATACATacttttcttttaccattttcttctgttttacatTATAATCTTTTCCCATTGTTCTGTCTTTGACTACATTTCCTCCCAGAAGATAAGGATCATATGTTATTTTTGTTacttctttttattaaatttaataaacatttattaaatacctactatgtgccaggcactgtaataagCACTGaggctacaaataagaaaaagactaTCATGAATagtgtagaaaaaaagaaaaacaactaaccacTGGACTGAGAATCTAAATACCTAATTTTGAGTTGAATCTCTGACAGTTTTAAGTTCTGTGATCTTAAACACATCATTGTGATCTCTTTGAACCttggtttttccatctgtaaatggggtattattaatttttataccATAAACCTGGAgctaaaaaataggaaaaaagaatctatatgtacaaaaatatttttagcacttCTTTTGTGGTGGTTAACAATTGGGATGATCAAGGACCTGTCCATccattgggggatggctgaataaactgtggtgtATAATTGTAGTAgcatactcttgtgctataagaaatgacaagtggtatgattttataaaataacatgaaatacttaaataaactGATGAATATTGAAGTCAACAGAactaagagaatattgtacacagccACAGTAATATcattcaatgaagaactgtgaatgactcagctactctcagcaatacaaagatacCAGACAATTCCAAGGACTTATGCTGAAaaacatgctatctacctccaaagaaataatggatggaatttgaatgcaaattaaagcatatttttttcactttcactttcttttttggtaacattactaatattgaaatatgttttgcatgatttcaaatgCATAATTGACATCACATTTGTTAACTTCATGGGTGGGGCAGGGCTGAAAGGGTGGGAAAGAATTCAttatccaaaaaaaattaaatgaatacaaaaatgaataaattgtttttaaaaagaattgaaaaataaaaacaaaaaacaaaagcagaaaagaaagtaATTTGCCCTCCAGCTACACCCCCATTTCCGTAATCTAGATTCAAATCACCTGAAAAGAGTATACTTTCTTTAAGAGTAAGACACAGCTCTGAGATACAAAAAAGCAGAGTCTTCCCTAGGGCAACTCTAAGTAACTGCTGTGAGATTAAGTGTTCAGAGAGCTCAAGTGCCCTACTGGCAACGTTTAAGTACCAATGACTAGTGTTATTTTCAGTGAGACTTTGCAGAGATACCTTCCCCGAGGTTCATTTTCTACCCTGTAGAATAGTTCAAATGCAAAATCTCAGCCTCTCATTTAGGCTTTCCTTAGTACCAAGTTAAGGCACAAAAGGGCTCAGAAGAGTGAAGTCTTAACTATGAATTAGAGGTGTGAGCTTGCATTGAGATACTGAGGACATTTCCTTCCCTTGATCTGCCCTCCGCCATAAAGCTGCATCAGCAACACCTCCTAGGGACAATTTCTCTCCTACTCAGACTGGACTCTGGCTTCCCTAATACCAGAAGCTTATTAGtctctatccttccttctctatAGAGTTAGCTCATTAACACCTGCAgatgcaggatttttttttatcccagGAAAGGAAATAACTAAATGAAATCCCACctgataaaggaaaaataatttcactCTAAATTAGATATGAAATCTGTTAGATACTTTCCATAAAATCTACAACGTATTTCCCACAAGTAAGTTAATTACAACAATGAATCATACTTACTTGCTTCTCCTAAACAGTTTCCAGTatactagaaaaaagaaatgtataatcATAAATGCCCACAACATAAAACCACAACATAAGAACTATTTAGGAAATGAACTAAATAATAtgattactacatggaaagagagaaaaaaatatgctttccttcACCTGCAAAAGCTtaatggaggaggaggaatgtgACCTGGAGCTTGAAAGATGGAAAGTATGACAGGAATGAGGGAGAGCACAATCTAGGCAGAGTGAATTGTATAAACAttggcacagagatgggaaaattaAAGATGTGTTCCAagagaaaaaagcattttaatcCAGCTGGTGAAATGTTTGAGGTGCTTAATCTACAAATCGAAATACATATATTAAGCAGCTTTCTGGTAATGACTCTGGATGTGCATTCATTTACAAAAGAATAGGAGGCTATCATTTCATCAGCAAAATAAAAAGGGTTATAATGGTCTGATCAAACATATCTGAAAGTGAACATGTCTGAGCTGGAAGCCAAAAGGTCCAGAAACAGGGAATTCTTTGTGGATTCATGTGAGATGAAATTTTGTGAGGTGAACCTTCTTAAGGTCTAGTGTGCTTCCAGTCAAGGAGCTGTCCCCAGGGTCTATTATTTATTGTTCAGCTGAGATGGCCTGGATATGTTTAAACTTCACTCAGGCCAAATACAGCCCTGGGAGGTCCTGTACTTCCTGAGGTCTCAGTGAGATGATCTGGATTGAAACACTTTGAAATGAGAATCTTTGTTTAAGAATAAGAAGCAGACCCTTACCCCAGACTACATGAAGACAAGCTGGTACAGCAGAGTACCATGTAAAGAACTCTAGGGCTCTGTGGGCAGGAAAGGAGGGGTCAGCGAGGTCCATAAATTTCTTGACTACTTATTTGAAATGGGACatcaatggagaaaaaagagggtATCATATTGCCACCTATTatcaattattactattattggtcattattactatttattattatctttattttttttgttattcttccctCAGTCTCCATTATGACATAGCTTAATGAGAGCACCAGCTGGGATGGGGACAGTGATTCTAAAGATTGCCATTAGCCATGGGAGAACTATAGGTAATTATTAGTATAAAAAAATCTTAggagtcacctagtccaacttctTTATCTAATAGACGAGGAATTTGAGAAacaaagagtttaaatgacttactcaaagcCACACAAATAGGAGACAGATATGTAAAAAAATGAGGATGATTAAAGAGAGGTCAGTAATTCTATGACAATCAACAGGCAAAAGTTAAATTTCCAAGAATGTTGAGGATCCAATGACATATCTAGTGACATATCATTAGCCACCAAGAGGAACCTAGTGTTTAGTCAATGAACATGAAAGTTggaaagaaatgttcattgtCATCTATTCCAAATCATATATTTTGGACAAGAGGATGCTAAGATTTACAGAGGAAAATGTGTCTTGAtaaagatcatacaggtagttaGGGAACAGACTTAGGAATCCAATCCCAATATTCTGATTCAGGGTCCAATACTCACTATGGTAACATTTTTTTCAACTAAGAACCATTTATTTTTCTATACCTCttattcctttccatttcaaaaaataaaaaaataaatcacttaCCAAAAATATGCACAGTGAAGTAAAGTAAATTTTCTCAATGGCCACCTGAAaataaatgtctcattctgcctcatgaatccatcacttctctgtcaggataCAGTGTATGCTAACCTCTGGTTAGAGTTTTTTCAATCTATTATATTTGAATAAATTCCATAAAACTATGTAGTGCTGAGATGCTaacctgagaatttttttttcagtttgaaaGACCCAAAATTCTGGATTCTGTTGCTAAGCTCCTATCACTGGGAGAAAAGAAGTTAAGTGGACTTTAGTCAATTCAAACAATAATAAAGTAATTATCTTATTATTTTAGTGAGGACATAATAACCATATAAATTCTAACAATACCACTGTCAGGATAATCTGCTAAGTATCAAACAATGAGCTAACCTTTAAAGAGAAAGGTGGCATAAGATGTGAAAGAGATATACCAAGAGAGGTCACTTGAGAATTTCTGGAGTGTGGTTTCCTGGGAAGGATGCCAAAGGAGTAATTAAGTGTCAACTCTGGTACAGTGAAGACTTTAGGGATATAGAACTTATTCCAGATCAGGACCCCAAGAAAAAATCCATAGAGACAGGAAGGTTTATAACTTTGACCATCGAGTCAGAGCATCTGCCTTCTCATGCTTCCTCTGACACCTATTACATAGATGACGTAGGTCaagtttctgggcctcagtttctacatctataaaatgaaggaattggactagaaaTCACATGAGGtcactttcatctctaaatctatgatgttagGTTCAGATCCAAGATGGTGGGGTAGGAGCACATATCTTCTTGAGGTCTCTCCTTAAAGTCCttaaaatacaagtaaaaaatgaccctaaacaaattctagaacaaaaTTACAGAATGAGACAGATTTCCTGCTGAAGAGAGCCTGGAAGATAAAAAGGGAAGTTCTGTTGCATGAGCCTCAAAGTCAAGCACAACCCAGGGTGGGCATTGTAGCACAAATAGTACTGGAGCATGCATCAGGGCTCTGAATCACAGATAGCTGCTGTGGTGTCCAGATTATTCAACACACAAACTCCAAACACAGCTTCATAGGTCAGTGAGGAAGATATTTCACCTGGTGAGAGGGGAGCTTAGTCCATCCCCatcctcagggcaacatcaggcACTTCCACAGCAGTCGCTACTTCTGGAGCTCTATGCCTACAGACCATGGGAATCAAGTAGCTGATCTTGGTCTCACTCCTGAGTGGAAGTcatggggtgaggagaagcactggtgtGGACAATCTGGTGACAGCCTTGGAGAAGGAATCCAACTCCCAGATCCAAGgcaaaaaaagagtgcttgtggttgctcacagaccagagtacagatcAGGAGAGTTGTAAACTACTCTCCCTTGACTAAGCCccattggaggaactgaaaacatatatccctagagatatctctgagaacagctgcacaaaactttTGAAGTccggggtagtataccctccacttgacaaaggactcaaaagtaacataattggctgggaaaatagcCAAAAAGGTgcaaaaatgagactatagaaggttactttcttgttgaataggtattttcttcaatgtttcagatgaagaagagcaatgcatacaactagaggaagaaaacaaggtcAAAGCTCATACATGCAAAGGGCCAAAATacatatgaaatggtctcagactatggaagaggtcaaaaagaattttaaaaatcaagtaagagaggtgtaggaaaaattaggaagacaaATGAggacaatgcaagaaaatcatgaaaaacaagtcacagcttgctaaagtagacccaaacaatactgaagaaaataacacctttaaaaacaaactaacccaaatggcaaaagagatctaaaaagccaatgaagagaagaatgtcttaag from Notamacropus eugenii isolate mMacEug1 chromosome 1, mMacEug1.pri_v2, whole genome shotgun sequence includes these protein-coding regions:
- the LOC140524925 gene encoding olfactory receptor 13A1-like is translated as MEVNNQTMVTEFILQGFSETSPLQTALFFIFFFLYIMALAGNALIVVAISLDSGLHTPMYFFLANLAILDIGCTTTVLPKLLENLADKKSISYAGCITQLFFLTWFLGAELLLFTAMAYDRYVAICHPLHYTTMMSRMVCILLAGSVWAVSTISSSVHTGLMIQLIFCGPNQIKHFLCEIPTLLLLSCTSTYLNNIMIVIADIYFGVFNFMLTMASYGFIISSILKIRTTEGKKKAFSTCSSHLIVVTIYYTTVIYTYILPGSGSSMDNGKVVAVLYTTISPTLNPLIYTLRNKDFKRALKKMFPFIK